A stretch of [Clostridium] innocuum DNA encodes these proteins:
- the uvrC gene encoding excinuclease ABC subunit UvrC has product MANMAKIEDKLKILPALPGCYLMKNKDGDIIYVGKAKKLKNRVRQYFVGAHDFKTTRLVSNIDDFEYIVTSSEKEALLLEINLIKKHTPPYNIMFMDDKSYPYLKLTKENAPVLKVVRNTKDRKAHYFGPFPDSGAAWETAKLLNRIYPLRKCRRMPKKECLYYHMGQCLAPCIRDIDERVYADMVSGIQKFMRGDVRDMLDTLHREMEQASEELLFEKAQEKLSLIHAIEHVTAKQQIDFKDRKDRDVFGYYVDKGYISIQGFFLRGGKLLERTLSIEPLYENEADAFVSFILQYYANNPLPQEILIPKEYDITHLEEILDTKILQPLRGDKLKLVDMVLANAKNAHEQKFELVERKESRRYEGMEQLCNLLQKEIHRIELFDNSHISGTHNVSGMVVYRDGEPSKKDYRTFRLGEYISDLDSMKEVIYRRYFRLLKEGARFPDLLIVDGGYLQIEAAREIIEALDIPLTICGLVKDDNHRTSNLMDVNGNILPVKRDSSLFFLLTQMQDEVHRFAISYHRKLRGKAMTKSILDEVEGIGEVRKKEIWKHFKSLKRLKEATIEEIRQVVPEKVAQNIYNILHNTDQKSEDA; this is encoded by the coding sequence ATGGCAAATATGGCAAAAATAGAGGATAAGCTGAAAATCCTTCCTGCTCTGCCTGGCTGCTATTTAATGAAAAACAAGGATGGGGATATCATCTATGTCGGAAAAGCCAAAAAGCTGAAAAACCGTGTCCGGCAGTATTTTGTCGGTGCCCATGATTTTAAAACAACCCGCCTTGTCAGTAATATCGACGATTTTGAATATATCGTAACGTCCAGTGAAAAAGAGGCACTGCTGCTGGAAATCAATCTGATCAAAAAGCATACGCCGCCGTACAACATCATGTTTATGGATGATAAATCCTATCCGTACCTGAAGCTTACAAAGGAAAATGCCCCGGTATTAAAGGTGGTGCGCAATACGAAGGATCGTAAGGCCCATTACTTCGGACCGTTTCCGGATTCCGGGGCGGCCTGGGAAACGGCAAAGTTGCTGAACCGCATCTATCCGCTGCGAAAATGCCGGCGGATGCCGAAAAAGGAATGCCTGTACTATCACATGGGGCAATGTCTGGCACCCTGCATCAGGGACATTGATGAGCGTGTGTATGCGGACATGGTCAGCGGCATTCAGAAATTCATGCGGGGAGATGTCCGGGATATGCTGGATACCCTGCATCGGGAAATGGAACAGGCAAGCGAGGAGCTGCTGTTTGAAAAGGCACAAGAAAAGCTGAGCCTGATTCATGCGATTGAGCATGTGACGGCAAAGCAGCAGATTGACTTTAAGGATCGCAAGGACCGGGATGTGTTCGGCTATTATGTTGATAAGGGCTATATATCCATTCAGGGCTTTTTCCTGCGCGGAGGTAAGCTGCTGGAGCGTACGCTTTCCATTGAGCCGCTGTATGAGAATGAAGCGGATGCCTTTGTATCCTTTATTCTGCAGTATTATGCGAATAATCCGCTGCCGCAGGAAATTCTAATACCAAAGGAATATGATATTACGCATCTGGAGGAAATTCTGGACACGAAGATATTGCAGCCGCTTCGCGGAGATAAGCTGAAGCTGGTGGACATGGTGCTTGCCAATGCCAAAAATGCGCATGAACAGAAGTTCGAGCTGGTAGAGCGCAAGGAAAGCCGGCGCTATGAGGGGATGGAGCAGCTTTGCAATCTTCTGCAGAAGGAGATTCATCGTATTGAGCTGTTTGATAACTCGCATATCTCCGGTACGCATAATGTCAGTGGTATGGTGGTATATCGGGACGGCGAGCCCAGCAAGAAGGATTATCGAACCTTCCGTCTGGGCGAATACATAAGTGACCTTGACTCTATGAAGGAGGTCATCTATCGGCGGTACTTCCGGTTGCTGAAGGAGGGGGCGCGCTTTCCCGACCTGCTGATTGTCGATGGAGGTTATCTTCAAATCGAGGCAGCCAGAGAGATTATTGAGGCACTGGACATTCCCCTGACGATCTGCGGACTGGTGAAGGATGATAATCACAGGACAAGCAATCTGATGGATGTAAATGGAAATATTTTACCGGTGAAGCGTGACAGCTCTCTGTTTTTCCTGCTCACCCAGATGCAGGATGAGGTGCACCGCTTCGCCATCTCCTATCATCGCAAGCTGAGGGGAAAAGCCATGACGAAGTCCATTCTGGACGAGGTGGAAGGCATCGGAGAAGTTCGTAAAAAGGAAATCTGGAAGCATTTTAAATCCCTGAAACGCCTGAAAGAGGCCACGATTGAGGAAATACGTCAGGTGGTTCCCGAGAAAGTAGCACAAAATATCTACAATATCCTGCATAATACAGACCAAAAATCGGAAGATGCATAA
- a CDS encoding helix-turn-helix transcriptional regulator: MTQREKEVFELLIANYSTKEIAKLMNISDKTVRNHISNVMLKLGVKGRAQAVVELLKLEELTLE; encoded by the coding sequence CTGACGCAACGTGAAAAAGAGGTTTTTGAATTACTGATTGCCAATTACAGCACCAAGGAAATAGCGAAACTGATGAACATATCCGATAAAACGGTTAGAAACCATATATCCAATGTTATGTTGAAGCTTGGAGTAAAAGGAAGAGCCCAGGCGGTCGTGGAGCTGCTGAAATTGGAGGAATTAACGCTTGAATAG
- a CDS encoding resolvase, with product MNYFYTYVEDEQEVSSLQQIQTEMQRKNAAVCFFDYGSTAQWEQLQAVWKQSDILYIQDIAHLASEVQELKHRLSTLQKSGVCVRLCDERSVDLEQMLQLIDFVTGTIRKRNYALQLEGIQKALEKKRNGEGSYGRPKMVLPQDFEENIRKIMRKEMKHEDYQKQLGFKRSTYFKMVKELRDGWKAQDEENETATLTQE from the coding sequence ATGAATTATTTTTATACTTATGTGGAGGATGAGCAGGAGGTGTCCAGCCTGCAGCAAATACAAACGGAAATGCAAAGGAAAAACGCGGCCGTCTGCTTTTTTGATTATGGCAGTACAGCGCAGTGGGAACAGCTGCAAGCCGTATGGAAGCAATCGGATATCCTGTACATTCAGGATATTGCACACCTTGCCAGTGAGGTACAGGAGCTGAAGCACAGACTGAGCACTCTGCAAAAAAGCGGCGTTTGTGTCAGGCTGTGCGATGAGCGCAGTGTCGATCTGGAACAGATGCTACAGCTGATTGACTTTGTGACAGGAACGATTCGCAAGCGCAACTATGCCCTGCAGCTGGAGGGCATTCAAAAGGCACTGGAGAAGAAAAGGAACGGGGAAGGCAGCTACGGCAGACCGAAAATGGTATTACCCCAGGATTTTGAAGAAAATATACGGAAGATCATGCGTAAGGAAATGAAGCATGAGGACTATCAGAAGCAGCTGGGCTTTAAGCGCTCCACCTATTTCAAGATGGTGAAGGAGCTTCGGGACGGCTGGAAAGCACAGGACGAGGAGAATGAAACCGCAACGCTGACCCAAGAGTGA
- a CDS encoding M15 family metallopeptidase has translation MLLKRSVFVILLIALFSGCFYIMNQHYDELARYPHELSEEERKLVLSHLSTEQINYLVSQKIEPKQFLPFIEIKDFELNNTLWYDVAYQTQKPSHTESDQEVKEYIVSFINRYRARMEYQELHDLLMNYTYNVLTRFFDEGDPNIENAHLIAKPNDPYLVLGGKNTLYTYEPKDLVSINDLPHASLVPQANDITIKKEVVKPLKELMAAAGEVNQKENGDMKVIAGYISYEDQMKLFEKAKLVYGEEVLQHWDYPGQSEFQLGYTVRLLPNGLTTEFDEKKESDKDKDAGKKEEAKSSDKKEKKNPSEEERDQEIWLKDNAYKFGFIIRYPKQKEDATGKRYQPYTLRYVGKEIAKKLHDEGYVLDEVNISDLKE, from the coding sequence ATGCTACTGAAACGAAGTGTGTTTGTCATCCTGCTGATCGCACTGTTCAGCGGATGCTTTTATATCATGAACCAGCATTATGATGAACTGGCCAGATATCCGCATGAGCTGAGTGAGGAGGAACGAAAGCTGGTGCTGTCTCATCTCAGCACCGAGCAGATCAATTATCTGGTATCACAAAAGATAGAACCGAAGCAGTTTCTGCCATTTATCGAAATCAAGGACTTTGAGCTGAATAATACACTCTGGTATGATGTGGCATATCAGACACAGAAGCCGTCGCATACGGAGAGTGACCAGGAGGTTAAGGAATACATCGTGAGCTTTATCAACCGCTACCGTGCGCGTATGGAGTATCAGGAGCTGCATGACCTGCTGATGAACTATACCTATAATGTCCTGACTCGCTTTTTTGATGAGGGGGATCCGAATATTGAAAACGCTCATCTGATTGCGAAGCCCAATGATCCGTATCTGGTGCTGGGTGGTAAAAATACGCTGTATACCTATGAACCGAAGGATCTGGTATCCATCAATGATCTTCCCCACGCCTCCCTTGTTCCGCAGGCCAATGACATCACAATCAAGAAAGAGGTCGTTAAGCCGCTGAAGGAGCTGATGGCGGCTGCAGGGGAAGTCAACCAGAAGGAAAACGGGGATATGAAGGTGATAGCCGGCTATATTTCCTATGAGGATCAGATGAAGCTGTTTGAAAAAGCAAAGCTCGTTTATGGGGAGGAAGTGCTGCAGCATTGGGATTATCCGGGACAGAGTGAATTTCAGCTCGGCTATACGGTACGCCTGCTGCCAAACGGCCTGACGACGGAATTTGATGAGAAAAAGGAAAGCGACAAGGATAAAGATGCAGGAAAGAAGGAGGAAGCGAAGAGCTCGGATAAAAAGGAAAAGAAAAATCCGAGTGAGGAGGAGCGCGATCAGGAAATCTGGCTGAAGGACAACGCCTATAAATTCGGCTTCATTATCCGCTATCCTAAGCAGAAGGAGGATGCGACAGGAAAACGCTATCAGCCCTACACCCTGCGCTATGTCGGTAAGGAAATCGCGAAAAAGCTGCATGATGAGGGCTATGTACTGGATGAAGTGAATATCAGTGATTTGAAGGAGTAA
- a CDS encoding GerMN domain-containing protein, giving the protein MKKTFKKQMAVVFGAIAMIGYLSVRFFPAQEQSASPVISTKDETKHMQIYMMDSDKTLVPLSIPVSEEMSEEDKLALMFSYMSGKQEIKGFAPLFTKECTLQSSSIKNGIVSLYFDDSLKNYDKENELRILEAITWGATQFHDIEQVKLYLNDKQLTSMPNAQTPIPEILNRSIGINHFETSTTTLHDSASLTVFYTKKVQGNEYMVPKSKRVAQSQGDALKASVENILSDISVSSALDQPLYADDIKVSSFDVYDGSLIVNLNKNILASNRTVKQNVYNALVLSLAALPGIEKVEVRVDGVTISPKDQKEDMVSVYALTYNEVQF; this is encoded by the coding sequence ATGAAGAAAACCTTCAAGAAACAGATGGCCGTGGTATTCGGGGCCATCGCCATGATCGGATATCTGTCGGTACGCTTTTTCCCGGCACAGGAACAAAGTGCATCCCCGGTGATTTCCACAAAGGATGAAACAAAGCATATGCAGATTTATATGATGGACAGCGATAAGACACTGGTTCCGTTATCCATACCGGTCAGTGAGGAGATGAGCGAGGAGGATAAGCTGGCACTCATGTTTTCCTATATGAGCGGGAAGCAGGAAATCAAGGGCTTTGCGCCATTGTTTACAAAGGAGTGCACCCTGCAGTCCTCTTCTATCAAAAACGGCATTGTATCCCTGTATTTTGATGATTCTCTGAAAAACTATGATAAGGAGAATGAGCTGCGTATTCTGGAGGCAATCACATGGGGAGCTACGCAGTTTCATGATATCGAGCAGGTAAAGCTCTATCTGAATGATAAACAGCTGACCAGTATGCCGAATGCACAGACACCGATTCCGGAAATCCTCAACCGCAGTATCGGTATCAATCATTTCGAAACCTCAACAACCACATTGCATGACTCTGCCTCCTTGACGGTATTCTATACAAAAAAGGTACAGGGGAATGAATACATGGTTCCCAAAAGTAAGCGGGTTGCACAGAGTCAGGGGGATGCCTTGAAGGCGAGTGTTGAAAACATTCTTTCCGATATCAGTGTCTCCAGTGCGCTTGATCAGCCGCTGTATGCCGATGATATCAAGGTCAGCAGCTTTGATGTTTATGACGGCTCCCTGATTGTGAATCTGAATAAGAATATCCTTGCCAGCAACCGCACGGTGAAGCAGAATGTGTACAATGCCCTGGTGCTATCTCTGGCTGCACTGCCCGGCATTGAAAAGGTCGAGGTACGCGTGGACGGGGTCACGATTTCACCGAAGGATCAGAAGGAGGATATGGTATCGGTGTATGCTTTGACGTATAATGAGGTACAGTTCTAG
- a CDS encoding metallophosphoesterase has translation MKIVVVSDSHGRDDALEYVLQQHGDAYAYIHCGDIDADPGAFPRFVTVGGNNDIFYDYPDEQILSIGTHRIFIVHSHQFMYSRRSQQLADAAKERSCDIVCYGHTHIAADETVDGIRLINPGSLWRSRDGRGPSYALLNIDGDTVDVQFEFLPQKQKKSKFFW, from the coding sequence ATGAAGATAGTAGTAGTCAGTGACAGTCACGGCCGTGATGATGCGCTGGAATATGTTCTGCAGCAGCATGGGGATGCCTATGCATATATTCACTGCGGAGATATCGATGCGGATCCGGGGGCATTTCCCCGTTTTGTGACGGTTGGCGGTAACAATGATATATTTTATGATTATCCGGATGAGCAGATTTTGAGTATCGGGACTCATCGTATCTTTATTGTACATTCCCATCAGTTTATGTATTCACGCAGAAGCCAGCAGCTGGCGGATGCCGCAAAGGAGCGCAGCTGTGATATTGTCTGTTATGGACATACGCATATCGCGGCGGATGAAACAGTGGATGGTATCCGTTTGATCAATCCCGGATCGCTGTGGCGAAGCAGGGATGGCAGAGGTCCTAGCTATGCGCTGTTAAACATAGATGGTGACACAGTGGATGTACAATTTGAATTTCTGCCGCAAAAGCAGAAGAAAAGCAAGTTTTTCTGGTAG
- a CDS encoding F420-0--gamma-glutamyl ligase, with protein sequence MERKIGTVSRGVRCPIIREGDDLAAIVSQSVLSAAEAEGFELRDRDVIAVTESIVARAQGNYASVDAIAADVKEKLGGETIGVMFPILSRNRFAICLKGIAKGAKKVVLMLSYPSDEVGNELVSIDKLDEAGINPYSDVLSLETYRKLFGENRHEFTGIDYVSYYGDLIRSCGAEVEIIFANHPKEILKYTKNVLTCDIHTRARTKRILKANGAERVCGLDDIMTASVDGSGYNEAFGLLGSNKSTEDMVKLFPRNCQPLVQDIQKQILQACGKHVEVMVYGDGAFKDPVGKIWELADPCVSPAYTPGLEGTPNELKLKYLADNDFAQLKGEELQKAIEAKIREKEDNLVGNMASQGTTPRRLTDLIGSLCDLTSGSGDKGTPIVLVQGYFDNFTN encoded by the coding sequence ATGGAAAGAAAAATAGGAACGGTATCCAGAGGTGTGCGCTGTCCGATTATCCGTGAAGGAGATGATCTGGCTGCCATCGTTTCACAAAGCGTATTGTCAGCTGCAGAAGCGGAGGGCTTTGAACTGCGTGACCGTGATGTTATTGCGGTAACGGAGTCCATCGTTGCCAGAGCACAGGGAAATTATGCGTCAGTGGATGCAATTGCCGCTGATGTTAAGGAAAAGCTGGGAGGAGAAACCATTGGTGTTATGTTCCCGATCCTGAGCCGTAACCGGTTTGCAATCTGTCTGAAGGGAATTGCAAAGGGGGCGAAAAAGGTCGTTCTGATGCTGAGCTACCCAAGCGATGAGGTCGGAAACGAGCTGGTATCCATCGATAAGCTGGATGAAGCCGGAATCAATCCGTACAGCGATGTCCTGAGTCTGGAAACATATCGGAAGCTCTTTGGTGAAAACCGTCATGAATTTACCGGAATTGACTATGTGAGCTACTATGGTGATCTGATCCGATCCTGCGGTGCCGAGGTGGAAATCATTTTCGCCAACCATCCAAAGGAAATTCTTAAGTATACAAAAAATGTTCTAACCTGTGATATTCACACAAGAGCTAGAACAAAACGCATCCTGAAAGCAAACGGGGCCGAGCGTGTCTGCGGCCTGGATGATATTATGACGGCATCCGTTGACGGGTCCGGATACAATGAAGCCTTTGGTCTTTTGGGATCCAACAAATCTACAGAGGACATGGTGAAGCTGTTTCCGAGAAACTGCCAGCCGCTGGTACAGGATATTCAGAAGCAGATACTGCAGGCGTGCGGGAAGCATGTGGAGGTTATGGTGTACGGTGACGGTGCCTTTAAGGATCCTGTCGGGAAAATCTGGGAGCTTGCGGACCCTTGTGTTTCTCCTGCATACACCCCAGGTCTGGAGGGGACTCCGAATGAACTGAAGCTGAAATATCTGGCAGACAATGATTTTGCACAGCTGAAGGGTGAGGAGCTGCAGAAGGCAATCGAGGCGAAAATCCGTGAAAAGGAAGACAACCTGGTCGGAAACATGGCTTCTCAGGGAACAACTCCAAGACGTTTGACAGACTTGATCGGCTCTCTCTGTGATCTGACGAGCGGTTCCGGAGACAAGGGAACACCGATCGTACTCGTTCAGGGATATTTCGATAATTTCACAAACTAA
- a CDS encoding sigma-70 family RNA polymerase sigma factor → MKKLLQLIRFLFIKQDVMEVYYIQGNDVLPKPLDKEEELAALIALENGDEEARNTLIEHNLRLVVYIAKRYETNPIFMEDLISIGSIGLIKAVNTFKRDKNIKLVTYASRCIENEILMFLRKKSRRKVEVSFDEPLNIDYDGNELLLSDILGTDDDVVTKEFEKKENKRELLEAMSTLKERERQILQMRYGIQHEELTQKDIAKRLGISQSYISRLEKRIIAKLKVQMKNSQ, encoded by the coding sequence ATGAAAAAACTGCTGCAACTCATTCGCTTTTTATTTATTAAACAGGATGTCATGGAGGTCTATTACATCCAGGGAAATGATGTACTTCCCAAGCCGCTGGACAAGGAAGAGGAGCTGGCTGCACTGATTGCTCTGGAAAACGGAGATGAGGAGGCCCGCAACACACTGATTGAACATAATCTTCGCCTTGTCGTATACATCGCAAAGCGCTATGAAACTAATCCGATTTTTATGGAGGATCTGATCAGTATCGGAAGCATCGGGCTGATCAAGGCGGTCAATACCTTTAAACGGGATAAGAATATCAAGCTGGTGACCTATGCGTCACGCTGTATTGAAAATGAAATCCTGATGTTTCTGCGCAAGAAAAGCCGCCGCAAGGTGGAGGTCAGCTTTGATGAACCACTCAATATCGATTATGACGGAAATGAGCTTCTGCTCTCGGATATTCTGGGAACCGATGATGATGTCGTGACCAAGGAGTTTGAAAAAAAGGAAAACAAGCGGGAGCTGCTGGAGGCGATGTCGACGCTGAAGGAGCGGGAACGCCAGATATTGCAGATGCGCTACGGCATTCAGCATGAAGAGCTGACCCAGAAGGATATCGCCAAGCGTCTGGGAATCTCCCAGTCCTATATATCCCGTTTGGAAAAGCGCATTATCGCCAAGCTGAAGGTACAGATGAAGAACTCACAGTAA
- a CDS encoding SigB/SigF/SigG family RNA polymerase sigma factor, with amino-acid sequence MSRYKVEISGINTAQLKVLTNAEMKELFVKLQQGDESAKETLINGNLKLVLSIVQRFSNRCENMDDLFQVGCIGLVKSIDNFDLKHEVRFSTYAVPMIMGEIKRYLRDNQVIRVSRHLKDLAYRAFKLKEEYVHKHQKEPSVSWLAQQLEVKEKDIVDALDSTQSVLSIFEPVYNSDGDELFLLDQIKDDKDEIEHLNNLMALKRSLTRLKGKELDIIQKRYYQDMTQTEIAGELGISQAQVSRLEKNAIAVLKKEFDS; translated from the coding sequence ATGAGTCGTTATAAAGTAGAAATCAGCGGTATCAATACCGCACAGTTAAAGGTCTTGACAAATGCAGAAATGAAGGAGCTGTTTGTGAAGCTCCAGCAGGGCGATGAAAGTGCCAAGGAAACACTGATCAATGGAAATCTGAAGCTGGTGCTGTCCATTGTGCAGCGCTTTTCCAATCGCTGTGAAAATATGGATGATCTGTTTCAGGTTGGCTGCATCGGGCTTGTGAAGTCCATCGACAATTTTGATCTGAAGCATGAAGTGCGCTTTTCCACCTATGCGGTACCGATGATCATGGGTGAAATCAAACGCTATCTGCGCGATAATCAGGTAATCCGGGTATCCCGCCATTTAAAGGATCTGGCGTATCGGGCCTTCAAGCTGAAGGAGGAGTATGTACATAAGCATCAAAAGGAACCAAGTGTTTCCTGGCTTGCCCAGCAGCTTGAGGTTAAGGAAAAGGATATCGTGGATGCCCTGGATTCCACACAGAGTGTGCTTTCCATCTTTGAACCGGTATACAATTCGGACGGAGATGAGCTGTTTTTGCTGGATCAGATCAAGGATGACAAGGATGAAATCGAGCATCTGAACAATTTGATGGCGTTAAAGCGCAGTCTGACACGCTTAAAGGGGAAGGAGCTGGATATCATACAGAAACGCTATTATCAGGATATGACGCAGACAGAGATTGCCGGAGAGCTGGGCATCTCGCAGGCACAGGTGTCACGTCTGGAAAAAAACGCCATTGCAGTTTTGAAAAAAGAATTTGATTCCTAG
- a CDS encoding sporulation protein, protein MKYTDICGRQVINVMDGSMIGLVNDVEFDPCTYVIHSIFVHPTQSFVKKLFPWFFPCDEIEIPTQEIENIAGDVILVKFRC, encoded by the coding sequence TTGAAATATACGGATATTTGCGGAAGACAGGTCATCAATGTGATGGATGGCAGTATGATCGGACTCGTCAATGATGTGGAATTTGATCCATGCACGTATGTGATTCATTCCATATTTGTCCATCCCACGCAGTCCTTTGTGAAAAAGCTGTTTCCCTGGTTCTTCCCGTGTGATGAAATCGAGATTCCCACGCAGGAAATCGAAAATATCGCGGGTGATGTTATTCTTGTGAAATTTCGATGCTGA
- the sepF gene encoding cell division protein SepF, whose translation MSISQKFKEFIAPMDEDDVLEVEQEEDTPSISEYERPKSKVNHLPTDTKMVLFEPRSFDESEEIAKRLKENKAAVVNLHKLQRDYAQRTIDFLTGVIFALDGSIQKIGHNVILCTPRSVAVHGEISLDASEED comes from the coding sequence ATGAGCATCAGTCAGAAATTCAAAGAATTTATAGCGCCAATGGATGAAGATGACGTTTTAGAAGTAGAACAGGAAGAGGATACTCCTTCTATTTCCGAATATGAAAGACCGAAATCAAAAGTAAATCACTTGCCAACCGATACGAAAATGGTTCTGTTTGAGCCTCGTTCCTTTGATGAGTCCGAAGAAATCGCAAAACGCCTGAAGGAAAACAAGGCGGCTGTTGTCAATCTGCACAAGCTGCAGCGTGACTATGCACAGCGTACCATTGATTTTTTAACCGGTGTAATCTTCGCTCTGGATGGAAGCATTCAGAAAATCGGGCATAATGTGATTCTGTGTACGCCGCGCAGCGTGGCGGTACATGGGGAAATCAGCCTTGACGCAAGCGAGGAAGACTAA